The Sphingobium sp. BYY-5 genome contains a region encoding:
- a CDS encoding response regulator transcription factor, whose product MTATVALVDDDKNILTSVSIALQAEGFMTRIYSDPEGALKALLDNPADLAVFDIKMPQMDGIELLRRLREKSQMPVIFLTSKADELDEALGLAMGADDYISKPFSQRLLIARIRAILRRAEVSKVSGEPDEPVADPIVRGRLEMDPARHRVKWGGRDVTLTVTEFLILETLAQRPGVVKNRNQLMDAAYQDDVYVDDRTIDSHIKRLRRKFREVDSDFNAIDTLYGAGYRFSEE is encoded by the coding sequence ATGACCGCCACCGTCGCTCTTGTGGATGATGACAAGAATATCCTCACCTCCGTGTCGATCGCGCTTCAGGCGGAAGGCTTTATGACGCGCATCTATTCCGACCCGGAAGGCGCGCTGAAAGCCCTGCTCGACAATCCCGCCGACCTGGCCGTCTTCGACATCAAGATGCCGCAGATGGATGGCATCGAACTGCTGCGCCGCCTGCGGGAAAAGAGCCAGATGCCGGTCATCTTCCTCACCTCCAAGGCGGATGAGCTGGACGAGGCGCTGGGCCTCGCCATGGGCGCGGACGACTATATCTCCAAGCCCTTCTCGCAACGCCTGCTGATCGCGCGTATCCGCGCCATCCTGCGCCGTGCCGAAGTGAGCAAGGTCAGCGGCGAGCCGGACGAACCGGTCGCCGATCCCATCGTTCGTGGCCGGCTGGAAATGGACCCGGCCCGGCACCGGGTGAAATGGGGCGGCAGGGACGTCACCCTGACCGTCACCGAATTTCTGATCCTGGAAACGCTTGCCCAGCGCCCCGGCGTGGTCAAGAATCGCAACCAGTTGATGGACGCCGCCTATCAGGATGATGTCTATGTCGACGACCGCACGATCGACAGCCATATCAAGCGGCTTCGCCGCAAGTTTCGCGAGGTAGACTCCGATTTCAACGCAATCGACACACTCTATGGCGCCGGATACCGTTTCTCAGAAGAATGA
- a CDS encoding phosphoenolpyruvate carboxykinase, with product MQAKSSITLADQGISVRANQFWNLGTAPLVEAAIRNGEGILSKDGPLVVKTGKHTGRSAKDKFIVRDAETENTVWWGDTNAPMTPAHFAALKEDFLRALGEKDALYVADLFGGSQPEHRVKVRVINERAWHNLFIRTLLVRPTADELAGFTPEYTIIDLPTFQADPARHGTRSETVIAVNFTEKLILIGGTAYAGEMKKSVFGILNYLLPVKGVMPMHCSANIGPNGDTAVFFGLSGTGKTTLSADASRTLIGDDEHGWSDTAVFNFEGGCYAKMINLSAEAEPEIFATTRRFGTVLENVVIDEEARTIDLDDNSLAENSRGSYPIDFIPNTSEKNLGPVPKNIIFLTADAYGVLPPIARLTPEQAMYHFLSGYTARVAGTEMGVTEPTATFSTCFGAPFMPRHPSVYGNLLKERINKGGVTCWLVNTGWAGGKATMPGIKRMPIKVTRALLNAALDGSLNDVAFRTDPNFGFEVPVAVNGVDATILDPRAMWADATAYDETAATLVKQFVDNFTQFEEHVDDGVRSAALTAA from the coding sequence GTGCAGGCCAAATCCTCAATCACCCTGGCGGACCAGGGCATTTCCGTGCGTGCCAATCAGTTCTGGAATCTCGGCACGGCGCCGCTGGTCGAGGCGGCTATCCGCAACGGTGAAGGCATATTGTCGAAGGACGGCCCGCTGGTCGTCAAGACCGGCAAGCACACCGGCCGCAGCGCCAAGGACAAGTTCATCGTCCGCGATGCGGAGACCGAAAACACCGTATGGTGGGGCGATACCAACGCGCCTATGACGCCCGCCCATTTCGCCGCGCTGAAGGAGGATTTCTTGCGCGCGCTGGGCGAGAAGGATGCGCTCTATGTCGCCGACCTGTTCGGCGGGTCGCAGCCCGAGCATCGCGTCAAAGTGCGCGTCATCAACGAACGGGCCTGGCATAATCTGTTCATCCGCACCCTGCTGGTGCGTCCCACGGCCGATGAACTGGCCGGCTTCACCCCCGAATATACGATCATCGACCTGCCGACCTTCCAGGCGGACCCGGCGCGCCACGGCACGCGTAGCGAAACGGTGATCGCGGTCAATTTTACCGAGAAGCTGATCCTGATCGGCGGCACGGCCTATGCCGGCGAGATGAAGAAGTCGGTGTTCGGCATCCTCAATTACCTGCTGCCGGTGAAGGGCGTGATGCCGATGCATTGCTCCGCCAATATCGGCCCGAACGGCGACACCGCCGTCTTCTTCGGCCTGAGCGGCACCGGCAAGACCACCCTGTCGGCCGACGCCAGCCGTACGCTGATCGGCGACGACGAACATGGCTGGTCGGACACCGCCGTCTTCAATTTCGAGGGCGGCTGCTACGCCAAGATGATCAACCTGTCGGCCGAGGCCGAGCCGGAGATATTCGCCACCACCAGACGGTTCGGCACAGTGCTGGAAAATGTCGTGATCGACGAGGAAGCGCGCACGATCGACCTGGACGACAACAGCCTGGCCGAGAATAGCCGGGGTTCCTACCCGATCGACTTCATCCCGAACACGTCGGAAAAGAATCTGGGGCCGGTTCCGAAGAATATCATCTTCCTGACCGCCGACGCCTATGGCGTGCTGCCGCCGATCGCGCGGCTGACCCCGGAACAGGCGATGTATCATTTCCTGTCGGGCTATACCGCGCGCGTCGCGGGGACCGAGATGGGCGTGACCGAGCCGACCGCCACCTTCTCGACCTGCTTCGGTGCGCCCTTCATGCCGCGCCATCCGTCGGTCTATGGCAATCTGCTCAAGGAACGGATCAACAAGGGCGGCGTCACCTGCTGGCTGGTCAACACCGGCTGGGCGGGCGGCAAGGCGACGATGCCGGGGATCAAGCGGATGCCGATCAAGGTGACGCGCGCGCTGCTCAATGCCGCGCTCGACGGCAGCCTGAACGATGTCGCGTTCCGCACCGACCCGAATTTCGGCTTCGAGGTGCCGGTGGCGGTGAATGGCGTGGACGCCACCATCCTGGACCCGCGCGCCATGTGGGCGGATGCCACGGCCTATGACGAAACGGCCGCGACCCTGGTCAAGCAGTTCGTGGACAATTTCACCCAGTTCGAGGAGCATGTCGACGACGGCGTGCGCAGCGCAGCGCTGACCGCGGCCTGA
- a CDS encoding ferredoxin--NADP reductase, producing MTDVTIEKPVLEPTGALSVETVLSVRHWNEHLFSFRITRPASFRFRSGEFIMIGLMGDNGKPLLRAYSVASPAWDEELEFLSIKVQDGPLTSKLQLIQPGDQIYLGRKPTGTLVTDALLPGKRLFMLSTGTGLAPFLSLSRDPDVYEFYEQVVVVHSVRRVSDLAFRDEMEGKLAEDPLVAEQAATQFHYVPTCTREAFHNNVRIDKLVESGALFEGIEGPARFDPETDRIMMCGSMEMIKQFAAWFEENGFTEGSNAAPGQFVIERAFVG from the coding sequence TTGACCGACGTGACGATCGAAAAGCCGGTTCTGGAACCCACCGGCGCACTTTCCGTGGAAACCGTGCTGTCGGTGCGCCACTGGAACGAGCATCTCTTCAGCTTCCGCATTACCCGCCCCGCCAGCTTCCGCTTCCGTTCGGGCGAGTTCATCATGATCGGCCTGATGGGCGACAATGGCAAGCCGCTGCTGCGCGCCTATTCGGTCGCCAGCCCCGCCTGGGATGAGGAACTGGAGTTCCTGTCGATCAAGGTGCAGGACGGCCCGCTGACGTCGAAGCTCCAGCTCATCCAGCCGGGCGATCAGATCTATCTCGGCCGCAAGCCGACCGGCACGTTGGTCACGGACGCGCTGCTGCCGGGCAAGCGGTTGTTCATGCTGTCGACCGGCACCGGCCTTGCGCCCTTCCTCAGCCTGTCGCGCGACCCGGATGTCTATGAATTTTACGAGCAGGTCGTCGTCGTCCATTCGGTGCGCCGGGTGAGCGACCTGGCGTTCCGCGACGAGATGGAAGGCAAGCTGGCGGAAGACCCGCTGGTCGCCGAACAGGCCGCGACCCAGTTCCATTATGTGCCGACCTGCACCCGCGAAGCGTTCCACAATAATGTCCGCATCGACAAGCTGGTAGAAAGCGGCGCGCTGTTCGAAGGGATTGAGGGGCCGGCCAGGTTCGATCCCGAAACAGACCGGATCATGATGTGCGGCAGCATGGAGATGATTAAGCAGTTCGCGGCCTGGTTCGAGGAGAACGGCTTCACCGAAGGCTCCAACGCCGCGCCGGGTCAGTTTGTGATCGAGCGGGCTTTCGTGGGCTGA
- a CDS encoding DUF885 family protein: MTTSRRDFLVAGSSAFALSALPVRAFAATGTPDARAEAVLADMAEAMLADAPETASGLGIDTGVRAALKSRLGDKSLAGQAQIAAHVQERLAKLRAIDLAPLSPATRTDVEVVLAAHELAADGFAFPFGDMAMMNSNWSYRNAPYAVAQNTGSFVETPDFLDSNHSIKDAADADAYLARLTAYAANLDGETERLRHDAGIGVVAPAFLLDKTLKQMATVQGQPLDQWVPVASIARRTKDMPGDYAAKAQAIVRDKVAPALAAQVTELQRQRATATMDAGVWKLPQGEEYYAWALRAGTTTTRTPEEVHKLGLDQLAALQLEMDRLLRSLGMTRGTVGERMTAMGKDPRYLFPNDDKGRQQILSFIDGRLADIRTRLPRAFATLVPAKLIVKRVPVEIEAGAPGAYAGAGSIDGSVPGNYYINLRDTSIWPRYSLPTLCYHEGIPGHIWQGEYTYKLPLIRSLLAFNAYSEGWALYAEQLGDELGAYDGDVAGRLGYLQSIAYRCCRLVVDTGLHAKRWTRDQAIHWFATTNGSSVEDVQGEVDRYCAWPGQACGYKVGHGEIVRLREMAKTALGPKFDFRLFNDAVVKSGGVPMTVLAKNVDAWVAERRAV, from the coding sequence ATGACGACCTCCCGCCGCGACTTCCTCGTCGCCGGCTCTTCCGCCTTCGCTCTTTCCGCTCTCCCCGTCCGCGCCTTCGCCGCGACAGGCACGCCCGACGCGCGGGCCGAAGCCGTCCTGGCCGACATGGCCGAAGCGATGCTGGCCGACGCGCCCGAAACCGCGAGCGGCCTTGGCATCGACACCGGCGTCCGCGCCGCGCTCAAAAGCCGCCTGGGCGACAAGAGCCTTGCCGGTCAGGCGCAGATCGCCGCCCATGTGCAGGAACGCCTGGCGAAACTCCGCGCCATCGACCTCGCGCCCCTCTCGCCCGCCACCCGCACCGATGTAGAGGTGGTGCTGGCCGCCCATGAACTGGCGGCGGACGGCTTCGCCTTCCCCTTCGGCGACATGGCGATGATGAACAGCAACTGGTCCTATCGCAACGCGCCCTATGCCGTCGCGCAGAATACCGGCAGCTTCGTCGAGACCCCGGATTTCCTCGACTCCAATCACAGCATCAAGGATGCGGCAGACGCCGATGCCTATCTCGCCCGCCTGACCGCCTATGCCGCGAACCTCGACGGCGAAACCGAACGCCTCAGGCATGACGCGGGGATCGGCGTCGTTGCCCCCGCCTTCCTGCTCGACAAGACATTGAAGCAAATGGCCACGGTCCAGGGCCAGCCGCTCGACCAGTGGGTCCCCGTCGCCTCCATCGCCCGCCGCACGAAGGACATGCCCGGCGACTATGCCGCCAAGGCGCAAGCGATCGTCCGCGACAAGGTCGCCCCCGCCCTCGCCGCCCAAGTGACCGAACTCCAGCGCCAGCGCGCCACCGCCACCATGGATGCGGGCGTGTGGAAGCTGCCGCAGGGTGAGGAATATTACGCCTGGGCGCTCCGTGCCGGCACCACCACCACCCGCACGCCGGAGGAGGTGCACAAGCTCGGCCTCGATCAACTCGCCGCACTCCAGTTGGAAATGGACCGGCTGCTCAGAAGCCTGGGCATGACCAGGGGCACGGTCGGCGAACGCATGACCGCGATGGGGAAAGACCCGCGCTATCTCTTCCCCAATGACGACAAAGGCCGCCAGCAGATACTGTCCTTCATCGACGGCCGCCTTGCCGACATCCGCACCCGCCTGCCCCGCGCCTTTGCGACCCTCGTTCCCGCCAAGCTGATCGTGAAGCGCGTGCCGGTGGAGATAGAGGCCGGCGCGCCCGGCGCCTATGCGGGCGCGGGATCGATCGACGGATCGGTCCCCGGCAACTATTATATCAACCTGCGCGACACCAGCATCTGGCCCCGCTATTCGCTCCCCACCCTCTGCTATCATGAGGGGATTCCCGGCCATATCTGGCAGGGCGAATATACCTACAAGCTCCCCCTCATCCGCTCTCTCCTCGCCTTCAACGCCTATAGCGAGGGCTGGGCGCTCTATGCCGAGCAACTGGGCGACGAACTGGGCGCCTATGACGGCGATGTCGCGGGGCGGCTGGGCTATCTCCAGTCGATCGCCTATCGCTGCTGCCGCCTGGTGGTCGACACCGGCCTCCACGCCAAGCGCTGGACCCGCGATCAGGCGATCCACTGGTTCGCCACCACCAACGGCTCCAGCGTCGAGGATGTCCAGGGTGAGGTCGACCGCTATTGCGCCTGGCCGGGGCAAGCCTGCGGTTACAAGGTCGGCCATGGCGAAATCGTCCGCCTGCGCGAAATGGCGAAGACGGCGCTCGGCCCGAAATTCGACTTCCGCCTGTTCAACGACGCCGTGGTCAAGAGCGGCGGCGTGCCGATGACCGTGCTGGCGAAGAATGTCGACGCCTGGGTGGCGGAGCGCCGGGCCGTATAA
- a CDS encoding recombinase family protein, protein MRTILYARFSSDLQNPLSTADQLASLRERVDREGWTVIDTFFDEEISGRAGISEMQRPGLNAMLTRVERGDVDQVLAEATDRVARHIGDAHAVREHLEHFGARLFTLADGHVDEITGTIKGLMDARFLKDLADRVRRGQRGQHSRGFNAGGRSYGYRVVKPIGPDGEIVRGILEINDDEAAIIRRIFDETIAGVPARAIVKALNDEAVPAPRGKHWSVSVIHGGRARANGILRNNLYRGIKIYGRFRKTYHPKTRRRILRSNPLSEWRTVEVPHLRIVTDEQWAQIEARYTAFDGTIQKQNRRPKRLLSMLGRCSECGGPWTVIGRERWGCSIHKAQGDCTNTRSISTVHYERAVLGQLKELLLNSEAVSLFVTRYNAGIRARQTEANTHRAPLERKATDLRARVTRLVDAIADGAGEFQQVKDRLQAARKELLDVEHHLASFAADTPIELSQDLGERYCAYVAELDIALAADGIARERAASAIRSLIESIILTPNTDGRGVKVQVTGHMAEIINLAKRSV, encoded by the coding sequence ATGCGCACGATCCTCTACGCCCGTTTTTCTTCGGACCTGCAGAATCCCCTCTCGACCGCCGATCAACTCGCGTCGCTGCGCGAACGTGTGGACCGTGAAGGCTGGACGGTAATTGACACCTTCTTTGACGAAGAGATTAGCGGCCGTGCTGGCATCAGCGAAATGCAACGGCCCGGCCTGAATGCGATGCTCACGCGCGTTGAACGCGGAGATGTCGATCAGGTTCTGGCCGAAGCGACCGATCGTGTCGCGCGCCATATCGGCGATGCCCATGCAGTGCGCGAGCATCTGGAACATTTCGGCGCTCGCCTGTTCACTTTAGCAGATGGCCATGTCGATGAAATCACCGGCACCATCAAAGGATTGATGGATGCTCGATTTCTCAAAGATTTGGCGGATCGCGTGCGGCGCGGCCAGCGTGGTCAGCACAGCCGAGGTTTCAACGCGGGTGGCCGTTCCTATGGCTATCGCGTCGTCAAGCCCATCGGCCCCGACGGCGAAATCGTGCGCGGCATTCTTGAAATAAATGACGATGAAGCGGCGATCATCCGCCGCATCTTCGATGAAACAATCGCTGGTGTTCCCGCGCGCGCCATTGTCAAGGCGCTCAATGACGAAGCTGTTCCTGCCCCCAGAGGCAAGCACTGGAGCGTCAGCGTCATCCATGGCGGCCGCGCCCGCGCGAATGGCATCCTCCGCAACAACCTCTATCGCGGCATCAAAATCTATGGTCGCTTCCGCAAGACCTATCACCCCAAGACGCGCCGCCGCATTCTTCGCTCCAACCCGCTCAGCGAATGGCGCACGGTCGAAGTCCCACACCTGCGCATCGTAACTGATGAACAGTGGGCGCAGATCGAAGCCCGCTATACGGCGTTTGATGGCACCATACAGAAGCAGAACCGCCGTCCCAAGCGTCTACTTTCGATGCTCGGCCGCTGTAGCGAATGTGGCGGCCCGTGGACTGTCATCGGACGGGAACGCTGGGGCTGCTCGATCCACAAGGCGCAGGGCGACTGCACCAATACGCGCTCCATCTCGACGGTCCATTATGAGCGGGCGGTGCTCGGACAACTGAAAGAATTGCTTCTCAATTCCGAAGCCGTGAGCCTTTTCGTTACCCGCTACAATGCAGGCATTCGGGCGCGGCAGACAGAAGCAAACACGCATCGCGCGCCGCTCGAACGCAAGGCGACGGACCTTCGCGCCCGCGTGACGCGCCTGGTTGATGCGATCGCCGATGGCGCCGGAGAATTTCAGCAAGTCAAAGACCGGCTACAGGCGGCGCGGAAAGAGTTGCTCGACGTCGAACACCATCTGGCCAGCTTCGCGGCCGACACGCCGATCGAACTGTCGCAGGATTTGGGGGAACGTTACTGCGCCTATGTCGCCGAACTGGACATCGCGCTGGCCGCCGACGGCATAGCCCGCGAACGCGCCGCCAGCGCGATCCGCAGCCTGATCGAATCAATCATCCTGACGCCGAATACAGATGGCAGAGGCGTCAAAGTTCAAGTCACCGGTCACATGGCCGAGATCATCAACCTGGCAAAGCGATCCGTATAG
- a CDS encoding DUF2312 domain-containing protein yields MSNGNAAADQLRLLMERIERLEEEKKGISDDIRDVYLEGKATGYDPKIMRQIYRLRKMAPHDRQEMEAILQTYLAALGMD; encoded by the coding sequence ATGAGCAATGGAAATGCCGCCGCCGACCAACTGCGCCTGTTGATGGAGCGCATCGAACGCCTGGAAGAAGAAAAGAAGGGTATCAGCGACGACATTCGCGACGTCTATCTCGAAGGCAAAGCCACCGGCTACGACCCCAAGATCATGCGCCAGATCTACCGGCTACGAAAGATGGCCCCTCATGACCGGCAGGAAATGGAGGCAATCCTCCAGACCTATCTCGCCGCGTTGGGAATGGATTGA
- a CDS encoding XRE family transcriptional regulator, producing the protein MQGNYSVILCAKISDGTRMEHVSIRLRDLRKAAAPRLTVRAMAAALDLPLGTYAFYEAPAKFKKAALPLDLTRNIAAVLARHGVDSAEVMKLAGLKDAEAEPEAREIEAARPAFQFVSLPVALPSEAALADMFESLLVLVPKGATRAEAARILAQRLPSGFAAIGPAVFDQGTVPLIGGVAAPRASAKDHHGPAQS; encoded by the coding sequence ATGCAAGGCAATTATTCCGTGATACTTTGTGCGAAAATTTCGGATGGTACACGTATGGAACATGTGAGCATTCGGCTGAGAGATTTGCGGAAGGCGGCGGCACCGCGTTTAACCGTGCGTGCTATGGCCGCCGCTCTGGATTTGCCGCTGGGAACATATGCGTTTTATGAAGCGCCGGCTAAGTTTAAAAAGGCAGCACTGCCTTTAGATTTGACGAGGAACATTGCTGCCGTCCTTGCGCGCCATGGTGTCGATTCTGCTGAGGTGATGAAGCTGGCGGGCCTCAAAGATGCGGAAGCAGAACCGGAAGCGCGGGAAATTGAGGCCGCGCGTCCCGCGTTTCAGTTTGTGTCGCTTCCCGTCGCTCTTCCTAGTGAAGCCGCGCTTGCTGATATGTTTGAAAGCTTGTTGGTGCTGGTGCCAAAGGGAGCGACGCGGGCCGAAGCCGCACGAATTCTCGCTCAGCGGCTTCCATCTGGTTTTGCAGCGATCGGACCTGCCGTGTTCGATCAGGGCACGGTTCCATTGATTGGAGGCGTAGCAGCTCCTCGAGCTTCCGCCAAAGATCATCACGGGCCTGCACAATCGTAG